Proteins encoded within one genomic window of Deinococcus depolymerans:
- a CDS encoding enoyl-CoA hydratase/isomerase family protein, with protein MTTTHLTAPGAYPGLHLQLHGDGILEIVIRNDKTLNSVNADAHRALTRVWRDIDDTPGIRCVLVRGDGRGFSSGGDFTLIEEMSRDFTTLTRVWKEARDLVYNVINCSKPIVSAIHGPCVGAGLAVALLADVSITAHTARLLDGHVRLGVAAGDHAAIIWPLLCGLNKAKYHLMTGEPVSGIEAERIGLVSLTVPDDELLDRAWKVARQLASGSPTAIRWTKYALNNWLRQAGPTFDASLALEFLGFTGPDVREGLSSLREKREPNFADDAPL; from the coding sequence ATGACCACAACCCACCTCACCGCGCCCGGCGCGTACCCCGGCCTGCACCTCCAGCTGCACGGCGACGGCATCCTCGAAATCGTCATCCGCAACGACAAGACCCTCAACAGCGTGAACGCCGACGCCCACCGCGCCCTGACCCGCGTGTGGCGCGACATCGACGACACGCCCGGCATCCGCTGCGTCCTCGTGCGCGGCGACGGACGCGGCTTCAGCAGTGGCGGGGACTTCACCCTGATCGAGGAGATGAGCCGCGACTTCACCACCCTCACCCGCGTCTGGAAGGAAGCCCGCGACCTCGTGTACAACGTCATCAACTGCTCAAAACCCATCGTCAGCGCCATCCACGGCCCCTGCGTCGGCGCCGGACTCGCCGTCGCGCTGCTCGCCGACGTCAGCATCACCGCCCACACCGCCCGCCTCCTCGACGGGCACGTCCGGCTCGGTGTGGCCGCCGGAGACCACGCCGCGATCATCTGGCCCCTGCTGTGCGGCCTGAACAAGGCCAAGTACCACCTCATGACCGGCGAGCCCGTCAGCGGCATCGAAGCCGAACGCATCGGCCTCGTCAGCCTCACCGTCCCCGACGACGAACTCCTGGACCGCGCCTGGAAGGTCGCCCGGCAACTCGCCAGCGGCAGCCCCACCGCCATCCGCTGGACCAAATACGCCCTCAACAACTGGCTCCGGCAGGCCGGACCCACCTTCGACGCCTCCCTGGCCCTGGAATTCCTCGGCTTCACCGGCCCCGACGTCCGCGAGGGCCTCAGCAGCCTCCGCGAGAAACGCGAACCGAACTTCGCAGACGACGCGCCGCTCTGA